The following DNA comes from Nitrogeniibacter aestuarii.
GGGAGCGCATACTGAGTCAGTCATGAGTCGAACAGAGCACCTCGATTCAATCCAACGCTGGATGCGACTTGTCATCTCCCTGGTCATGGTCGGCCTGCTGGCGGCCTGTTCCAGCGCGCCGCCCAAGCAAACCAGCCGCAGTGCGCCCAGCGGCCACCCCGATCTGCCCTGGTCGGGGGGCAAGTACTACAAGGACGATGGTCCGGGCGCGAACGTGCCCCACGACATCGATCAGATCGCCGACGCCGTCCCCCGCGACGAACCGATTCACCGCGCTACCACCCGACCGTATTCGGTGTTTGGTGTGCGCTATGTGCCCATGTCCGCGCGCGACGACTTTGTCCAGGAGGGGCGGGCCAGCTGGTATGGGCGCAAGTTTCATGGCAACCGCACGGCCAATGGCGAGACCTACGATATGTACGCCATGAGCGGCGCGCACAAGACGCTGCCGCTGCCGTCCTACGTGCGGGTGACCAACCTGGCCAATGGCCGGCAGGTGGTGGTCCGGGTCAACGACCGCGGGCCGTTCCACTCGGGGCGCATCATCGATCTGTCGTATGCAGCGGCGTACAAGCTCGGGTACCTGAGTCAGGGCAGTACCCGAGTCCGTATCGAACTGGTCCGCCCCGGCGACGAAGCGCCGGCGCCGTCTCCGCCCGCACCCATTCGTGTCGAAACGCCGCCGCCAGCGCCCGAACCGCAGCCGGTTGTGACCACTGTCGCAGCGCTCGAGGAAACGGTGCCCGATGCTGGCGACATCACACCCGAAGGCATGCCGCCGCTGGCCGCTGTCGATCCGGCGGATATTCTCGACGGCAAGCATTCGCCCCGGTTTGAGGCCGAGCCAAGCGTCGTGCCGCCTGCGCCCGGCGTCTATCTGCAGCTGGGTGCTTTCCAGACCCGAGACAATGCGGAAGGCTTTCTCGATTATGTCGGCCGCAATCTGGACTGGTTGCGCGGGCAGCTTGACGTGCTTGCCGATGCGGACCATTTCCGCCTGCATGCCGGTCCTTACCCGAACGCTGATGCGGCGCGGGATGCGGCGCGCCGCATCAGCGAGGCTCTCAATCTGCAGCCCTTCGTCGTGACCCGTTGAACCTTGATGGTTGCCGCGGGTCTGGTCAGGCGTTGGCTTGTCGGTCCTTGCGGTCACGCCAATGCGCGCCCCGGCGGATTCAAGGATAATTGCCGCTTGCGCCGGTCCTTGGACCCATTCGATCACCCCCCAATCTGGAACGCTACTGATCTCATGCGCTTTCTTGTTGCACTGCTGCTCTCATTCTTCACCGTTTTTGCTCACGCTCAGGTCCCTCCACCGCCGACGCTCGCCGCCACGGCCTGGTTGCTGATGGATGTCGGTACCGGACAGGCCCTGGTCGAACACAAGGCCGACGACCGTATCGAGCCTGCCTCCCTGACCAAGCTCATGACCGCCTATCTGGTGTTCTCCGCCCTCAAGGCCAATACCCTGCAGGGCGACCAGATTGCACCGATCTCCGAGAAGGCCTGGAAAATGGGCGGCTCGCGCATGTTCATCGAGCCGCGCCATCAGGTGACCGTGGATGAACTGCTGCACGGCATGATCATCCAGTCCGGCAACGATGCTTCCGTGGCGCTGGCCGAACTGGTGGCCGGGTCGGAAGATGCGTTTGCCGCACTCATGAACCGGGAGGCCGAACGCCTGGGGATGAAGAACACCCACTTCATGAATTCCAGCGGCATGCCCGACGCGCAGCACTACACCACCGCCCGCGATCTTGCCGTGCTGGCGGCGTCCATCGTGCGTGATTTTCCCGAGTACTACAGCCTGTATTCGCAGAAGGAATACACCTATAACAAGATTACGCAGCCGAACCGCAACCGCCTGCTGTGGCTCGATTCCACCGTCGACGGTATGAAGACCGGCCATACCGAAGCGGCCGGCTATTGCCTGGTGTCTTCGGCCAAGCGCGGCCCGCGTCGTTTGATTTCGGTGGTGCTGGGCACCGAGTCCGATGCCATGCGCACCCAGGAGTCGCTCAAGCTGCTGAATTTCGGTTTCCGCTTCTACGACACCGTGCGGCTGTATGAGGCCAATCAGGCCATTTCCCAGTTCCGCATCTGGCAGGGTGAGATCGATCAGGTGAAGGTCGGCTTCAGCAAGGATTTCGTCCTGTCCCTGCCGAAGGGCCAGGCCGAGAAACTGCAGGTGACGCTCAACAGCCTGCAGCCGCTCGAAGCCCCGGTCGGCAAGGGCCAGAAAGTGGGCGAGATGGTGCTGACGCTGGACGGCGCGCTGATCGGGACCTACCCGGTCGAGGCGCTTGAAGATGTGCCTCTGGCAGGCTGGTTCGGCCGCACCTGGGATTCCCTGCAGCTGTGGATCAAGAACCTGTAAGCGGAGAGCGATCGTGAGTGTGTGTTACCTGAACGGGCAGTGGATGGATCTGGCCGAGGCGCGTGTCTCGCCCATGGATCGCGGCTTCCTGTTCGGCGACGGGGTCTATGAAGTCATTCCGTCGTACTCAAAGCACCTGTTCCGGGTCGACGAGCACCTGAAGCGTCTGGACAACTCGCTCAAG
Coding sequences within:
- a CDS encoding septal ring lytic transglycosylase RlpA family protein — encoded protein: MSRTEHLDSIQRWMRLVISLVMVGLLAACSSAPPKQTSRSAPSGHPDLPWSGGKYYKDDGPGANVPHDIDQIADAVPRDEPIHRATTRPYSVFGVRYVPMSARDDFVQEGRASWYGRKFHGNRTANGETYDMYAMSGAHKTLPLPSYVRVTNLANGRQVVVRVNDRGPFHSGRIIDLSYAAAYKLGYLSQGSTRVRIELVRPGDEAPAPSPPAPIRVETPPPAPEPQPVVTTVAALEETVPDAGDITPEGMPPLAAVDPADILDGKHSPRFEAEPSVVPPAPGVYLQLGAFQTRDNAEGFLDYVGRNLDWLRGQLDVLADADHFRLHAGPYPNADAARDAARRISEALNLQPFVVTR
- a CDS encoding D-alanyl-D-alanine carboxypeptidase family protein, producing MRFLVALLLSFFTVFAHAQVPPPPTLAATAWLLMDVGTGQALVEHKADDRIEPASLTKLMTAYLVFSALKANTLQGDQIAPISEKAWKMGGSRMFIEPRHQVTVDELLHGMIIQSGNDASVALAELVAGSEDAFAALMNREAERLGMKNTHFMNSSGMPDAQHYTTARDLAVLAASIVRDFPEYYSLYSQKEYTYNKITQPNRNRLLWLDSTVDGMKTGHTEAAGYCLVSSAKRGPRRLISVVLGTESDAMRTQESLKLLNFGFRFYDTVRLYEANQAISQFRIWQGEIDQVKVGFSKDFVLSLPKGQAEKLQVTLNSLQPLEAPVGKGQKVGEMVLTLDGALIGTYPVEALEDVPLAGWFGRTWDSLQLWIKNL